Genomic DNA from Channa argus isolate prfri chromosome 2, Channa argus male v1.0, whole genome shotgun sequence:
GCCAGTTGAATGATACTGAGGATTCCAATGTTAGCTCTCTCCACCCCATGTTGCGGCTTCAGGCTTCAAATTTTGTCATGTTAACCTCTGACCACAGTCAAGCCAAGACAAAACTCATCATCTgtatgatatttatttatacatatataaatatatataaatatggaTAATATAtatcacatattttatttatggcaTTTACCCCCCAGCTTCCCTTTATAAGGCTATAAAGTTTTCTCTTTGAAGAAATGTGTCCGATATGAAGGGTGGGACCATCATTTCCCAAGATCAGCAGCTTTATGAagacagttttagttttgtccATTGTAGCCTATTTATGTCAATAACAGATAAATTATGTAGTATAGTTTCACGAGAGCCGGCACAGTTATTATTTGCTAGGTCACATCTTAACTTTTGAAATTGTTGTAATATCCTGCATTGCTGGTAGAAAAGCATGTAGCATGTGTTTTAAGTGAAGGATTTTGAAGGTACAAGGTTAACTCTGCCATGGGTTGAACCTGCTACAATCTATACGGTTTACAGCTGTGACCAGAGCTGAGCGACACAGGAAATATTCACACAACTATATAATCTCCATACAGTACTAACACGGACATACTTGCTTACTGCTTATCACCAGGGGGTTTTACTCCTAGTGCTTTCTCATATTTACTTGTCTTCTCTGGTCACAGCTCTAGTCagagttttgaaaatgtttcacttaTGTCActgtttgtcatatttacttcTGTATCGTCATATTCTCGTGATTATGTGCATTGTAAAGCCATGTGTCACTGTGCAGAGTCTAGTTAGAAGCAGTTTATCTGAAGTTGGTTTCGGAGCATTTGCCTCAGCTATGTCCAGCTTTACAACAATGAATTCTCACACTAACATGAACTGCCGTTTTAGTCTTCCTTCCCGTCTATGCCTTTTTGTTCAGTGGCCAAGACAGCACAATTAAGCTGCTTTGTAAGGCTGAGGGCAATCACTATGGGCACAGTCTGGTATAAAGTGAACAGCATGTGCTACTGTTGCTGCTTCTTCCTTCATATAGCCGTGTGGGTTTGGCTTTTTCAGCATTGCCAGTTACAAGAATTTAACCCACATGCTActgcttttccttttatttatttttttgacataaaACCTCAGTATTGTCATTGGATGAGTGTCAGGCAATCTGCCCAAGTTGTTACAAAAAGTTCTTTGTCTGTATTAAATGTATCATCGCTGCCTTGTGTTTAGCACTTTTGGTTTACCTTCTGTTGTGCTGTTGGTATTAGCTTTCTACCAAACTTGCCTCTTACCTACACATGAACCTTATTTTGCCTAAAGACCTTATCCCTTAACCAATAAGATTCAGTTtgatagaatttttttttttttttttaaggtgcttACATATCCAGGAGATTGTCATTGGTAACCAAAACTCAACTTGGTAcctttcattgtattttttatgttgtgaaaGTTTGGTCATTTCCGCCAGTCAaactaattaaacaaaatattttacaatagcAAGGAGCCAGGGAAGCACAGCACGTTTATCAAGtaacttcacttcacttcacttcaagTATCTTACTAAATGCCATTAAGGAGACCACTCTTACAGAAACAAATGacatatgaaaacaaattgtaaatgaaatgaaaagatgttGACATGTTAAGTACAGTAGTTAAGTGTTGCAGACTTGCATTTACATTCAATGTCCATATGCTCCTATTGGGACCATGTCAGTCACTCTGCCTCTCGATATGTTGTTTGGATTAATAAGTAGTCTGTTTAAAGAGCCTGAAATCAGGAGGCACTAGAAAGAATTGATCAACCATATGAATGTTAAAGTGTATCATGATTTTAGCTGCACATTGTGGTTAAAGCCTTATCTGAATTGTTATctgaatgacacacacacacacacaaaacatatatCAGCATTTGTTACGTCAGTGcagtttgttctttttccagtgtaaagtgaatattaattgttaaattgtgatcatttttattttgacatcttTCTACTACAGCTGGTTTCACAGATGGGTTGCTGtcaaaatgcactttttaaacattgcaGAGGAAGTTAAATGAATAATAGATAGATATGGACTGTAAAAGGAGATACTTAAGAGCTTTTTCCCTCTTTGATTTCTCCTGTGGCCCGTTAAGCCTCCTCCACCACATTCCCTGTATAACTGGATGCTTCCTTTTCTTATTTAGccaagtttatttttcttcctgtttcacCGAAACTATCAATTAATGGAAGCCAGAGATGAGAAGTCATACAGAGTTTCAACGATGCAACACCAGCCTTCTCAGACTATCCTTGTGGGCAGATGTATTGACTGTGGGAAAGCTGACCTTGGTTCACAGAAGCAGAAATCTACATGTTCATTCACTAAGTTATGTTGTTGAGTCGAGCTGCAGCATCTTGTTCTCCTGGGCTTCTCTAGGGCTCTCAAACAGGAGAAAATGTCCTTCCTTCACTCTGCATTGCATCAAGGAGAGAGTTGGTTGTATGATATGATGTAGACATTATAAATTACCATTGTTCTTATCAGCACTAGCGGTAAGTGtgccattttaaaaattgttgaaaacaaaatatatcaTCACCTCAGCTGTTGTAGTACTGGAGTAAAATTGCTGAAGCCAGTACCAAAACGTTCCCTATCTTAAACCCATGTGTACATTTGACAAACTGGACTGTTTGTAGTTCCTGGTAGCTGTGCTTAGTGAATGTGTTCACTGTTAAGAAACTTGGAATAAATTGTCAAAtctgttaaagtaaaataaaagaattcaGCACTGTCTGATTGTGTGTGGgagatttttttccctcattctttaaaattctgaaacaCTTGTGAAACAAATTAGCTTAAAAAATACTCAAATCTAGTATTAGTAGCTGATCACTTAATAGCATGATTCTGTAAATAGTTTTTCCCTCCTGCTATTTTAGAGGCATAAAAACTACAGACAATAGAATTAATGGATTGTATACAGTTGGATTACACAATTGTGATCACAGCATTAACGTGTAAAAGtgtgcaaaataattaaaattagttgtataaacactgaaaaactgtAGTCCCTAAATTTATTTGGACTGGGAACGTAACCTTCCAGGCGTTATGCTGCAGGGACATATGAAACATGAAGGTAAAAGCAGAGACGCGGCTTTAACACTTCACTAAGAAGCTTACCGTTCCCCCCCGTCTTTCACCGACAATCCTCTTCACTGGAAAAACTCAACTTAGATCTCCGCAGACAAACACCTGCTCTACAGAGAGAAAAGGTCCTTCTAGTGAGGTAAGATTTGGCATTTGCCTTTTATACAGCTGctatttgtgaaaatgtgatgtatttaaatatagaaatttaaaaagaatatatggtatgtgtgtaaaaaaaaaaacagtttgacagagcatattgtttgcagtttttgctAATGCCCAAGGCAAGTCATGTGTTTCCTACAATTAAAATATGATAATATCCTAAAACCTAATTGAAAAGGTCACTGATGCTGAAAAGGTTTGGTGCCCCTTCAAGCAAGGATGAATCAAAATACAATGGGCCATGGTAAGATGGTGTCTTGGGATCAGTCTCATAATAAGGATGTAGgtttctgacatttttacaaaatgcagCAGAACGAAGTGATTAAAATGACAAGTCACTGTTTTGCCTATTGATAGATTAAAATTTATGTTTATAGTGGCAAAGTGATGATTAGGAACTAAACTAAACAGCACACATACCAGAGTGATAAAGATTTAgatttgtgaaataaatgagcgtatttagttgtttttagcTGTTTATCATGTGCTACATTATTATTCTGAGTGTGTCCTGGATGTGTGCAGCTCCCAAAATAGCTGTGCAGCACTCAGGATCAGGCTGGAGTAGATTACTAACTACTTATCTCCaatgcacccccccccccccccccccccccccccccccccacacacacacacacacacacacacacacacacacacacacacacacacacacacacacacacacacacacacacacaaacaaacaaacaaacaaacaaacaaacaaacacaaacaaacaaacactgctcataaagtaaaaatactaatactttttgtttgtgaatATATGCATTCGTGTGCGTGTTTTCCCACAGGTGTGTTGGTGATCATCTGCAGCCATGTGTGACCAAACATTCATGGCGGCCACTTTTGGCCCCTGTGACAGCTGTGGGAACCCCAGTCCTCTAATGAACATCTACATTAAGAGCGAGGCCATCAACTACTGCTCCTTCTGTGTGGAATTGGTGCGTGatgttttccttcctttcaaCCAGTAAAAGTGTTGTCAGTATCACAGCGTGCAGCATCTGCTGAACTGAGGACAAatcacatgcaaacaaaactgCACGTGAAAATGATTGTGGCTTGATTACGTGAATTGAAATGTGAATTGGgctgaaatgtttgcatttcCTACCCTGGATATTTAAAGATGTCGGTGTTTAGTACTGGTCAGCATGAGGTCAGTGTGCAGCTGGTCCAACACCAGGAACTGATACATTCATATGTTGCGCTATAATTagtcaaatgaaaacaaagagtATATAAAATCACCAGAATTGCAGCTAAAcaatcagtttttcttttacaaatttGGGTAAATGTGAACTCTAAAGCAACGGGACTGCGTGCGTGCGCGTGTGAGTGTAGAGGACAGGGGGGCTGGGCAGAGAAGCGGAGCGTGACCGCGCGCCGGCATCGCTAAGGCGCTCGCGGACAATTTCGGCACAAACCCCTGACCACAAAAACACCGTCGTCCTGTCCTATCTCTCCCTGCGGCCCCTCTGCTCCCCCCTACGttctttcctctttgttttaaagatggcCTATCAGGAGCTCCAGAGAGGGGAAACCCTGGAGAAACTGAAGAGCGAGAGCGAGACTCTGAAGAAGAAGCTGGAAGAGGAGCGGAACAAGCTGAACGACGTGGAGTGTAAGTGACCTGGACACTGACTAGTTTTACCGCGTTAATCTTTAGCTGTTTCACTTCTACTTCTGACGAGACCGCACAGCTCAAACAGAGGACGCACAGATTTACGCTAACGTTTCCCACATCCAGGCTGAATGGAAGGTCTTTTCATGCAGCCCACTTTACGATTTAATGCAACAGTAGTTCGACTGTTTACAAAGGTTCtttcatcagaagtaacaaacaTGGTCAAGGAGTATTAGAAAACACTTTGCACCCTAATTATACATTGTACTTGTAGTTGACTTGAATTTTTCACTGTTGTCACTGATGCATGGGCTCCTGGACTTGGCCCCCACTTGTGGATACAGACTCCCTGTGGTCATTGTACAGTACATCACTTTGCATGCACTTTTCACTCTTCATGGCCATTTTTGTGCCATAGCAGATCTATTGACTTTCCAGCAACAAATGGTATCATTCACTTCAAACAAAACCTCTACAAACCAAAAGGTAACCTCTCCAAGACCCCCAGGACCCTGGATGGTAATAGGCCCATTCAGTAGTGTGTCTAACCCTTATAGTGTTTCTTGCAGTTTACTGTACTCACTAATTACACTGCACTGTGTTTACCTCAGTGCACCAGTTGGCTGAGAAGATTGAGGAGGTCGGTGCTCTCTCCATTAAGACCAGACGTGTGCTGAAGGGCCATGGGAACAAGGTGCTGTGTATGGACTGGTGCAAAGACAAACGTCGTCTGGTCAGCTCATCTCAGGTACACGCACAAGCAGATGTGATATGGAGTATTAAGGCAGTTATAGTGAATTCCTGGTCATTATTACTATGAATGTATGACGGTGTGTCAACTTTGCTGACTGTGTTTATCTAATAAAGGCTTACAGTaaagtatttttcatttaatgctaTGTATCTTTCTCTCATCTAGGATGGAAAAGTGATTGTCTGGGATGGCTTCACTCTCAATAAGGTCAGTGGAGGTCTCTGTAGTGCTTTTGCCCATGAGTAAGAGAGTGTGGAAATTTCTCTCTAATAAGTGACAATAGATCAAATCTCTGTTTACCATAAGCTTGAAATGCTTTTGAAGAAAAAATTACTACATATATTTGCAAAGTGGGATTTTGCTTTATGACTGAATTGGGATATGAAAGGATATTATGTATTATActactgtagtttttgttttttgttagcACTAGCACAAAAGTCAGAATCACATATACATTGTGGATATTTTCATATAATGGCCATGTTATTGTTTCACCTTTATATCACATTTGTCGAGCACATTAGTTGAAATGCACTAAATACTGTACTACACAGTCACATTTAGTCTTAGCAAACATAGaaatcagaattaaaaaaaactatatgatTGCAATGGTAATACTAATGTATTGCAAGGAcactttctttgtgttttgtgtatctCAGCAGAAATTTAATTTAAGCTTTAAACCTCAGTAATGTTATTCATCATAAATCAAAAGGGCTATGTTATATGCCAGTCCAAATGAGGGAAATGCATTTGTACAGACTGACTGTcttctgcagtttttcttttttataaatgcTCAGATGTGTATGTTTTCTTCACCATATGTATTGGTGTTGAGCGGGTAGGTGGGTCCTATATACCTCTGAGAGAAAGGGTGGAAATGATGAAGAttatctgtccatctgtccccTGTAATGACcaagagtgtgtttatgtgtccaCTTGAGTGCATTTTAATGGTATCCAGCATTCAGTCTCGTGCAACCATTATGTCTCTTAATGAAGCAGACTAATCCACACTGAACATAATCTTTATTAATATACACCACATCCAGAtttactgcagctgtgtgtgtcacCGTCTGTGTGAAAGAGATCAAAGAGAAGTTTCTTTCTTAAGAGCACTGAATTGCAACAAACGtcctatttgtgtgtgtgtttgtgtgtgtgtgtgtgtgttacaggagCATGGGATGTCCCTACCCTGCACATGGGTTATGGCGTGTGCTTATGCTCCCTCAGGTTGTGCTGTGGCATGTGGGTGAGtacacatgatttttttttttccctcttttgttttatcatattCAGTTGACAGGTGTTCAGTCCAATAGTGAAAAAAACTATAACTTTACTCATaagttaaataatatatttctttaaagtCTTAAAGAAATATTACCTTTTCTAGGAACAGTAACACTGAATTTCATCAATAATTTAAATTGCCTTCCAAATGACTTCCTGCTCTTCCTTcttaaagatattttataatTGAAACTCATGCTAAGTCAGATGACTGtgtataataaatgtttctatTGCCAAGAAGCCCTAAATTAGATCTCGCTAggtacatttattatttgattgtGAGTGATAACCAAAAACCACTACATGTCCCTCCCACTGGTACTGATATTattcaacttgtttttttcctccacaaGTGGATTAGATAACAAGTGCTCAGTAATCCCTCTGTCactggacaaaaatgaaaacttggCTGCAAAGAAGAAATCAGTTGCCATGCACACAAACTATGTGTCAGGATGCACCTTCACCAACTCTGACATGCAGGTAAGGACCAGTTTAATGCCTTGTGACCACCTGGAAAAAACATACACGAcccttttgcattttttgcgaaggattcaaaacattttataccaGAGCAAAATGTAtcgtttaaaaaaatgtgtaggTACTTGTACTCAATTTGAGagtttttcacacacacacacacacacacacacacacacacacacacacacacacacacacacacacacacacacatatatatatatatatatatatatatatatatatatatatatatatatatatatatatatatatatatatatatatatatatatatatatatatatatatatatatatatatatatatatatatatatatataaatacagacacacacactaatcaaTCACAACATTAAGTACACctatgcaatttaatgcaatccaatacagtggctctgccttgaattctatttttacaaggttataatttctctgcttttaggGTAGTACAGTCATGCTGGAGTTCATTATAAGAAGAGAggattctaatgttttggccacctcttCCATTTAATAGGGTGGTCAATACATTAGAAGCATTTCTctttataatgcactccaccTTATTACGTTTTTAACAGACACTTCTGCTGCATGTTAATGAGTCAGCATcaattagtcttttttttcaaacaggAAAGAAGGCAGACAGGGACAGAATTCAAAGAACGTGAAGGACATGGTCTGAAATATTTggatttaataatttgttataCTCTGGCCCATAGTGATGTAAAGGAGCACAATAAGGCTGGAGGTGAGAAAAGGACCGGgcgggaaaaaaaagagaggataCAGATGGCAGGGCTTAGAAAGGGCCAGAACAGAGACGAGGGTGAGGGTCCTCTGTCCTGGATGTATTAATAGACACTGTGTGGCTTTTATCTAGTAAAGATTGCAGCACACGTCTCCTCTCTCATGCTGCATCTCATGCTCAaagatgtgtgtgcacatgaacacactgtCAGGCTCTCAGCCTTTATACCATTAAATAGACTTGTAAGCACAAAGCTGTGGACCACAATAAGGGCTCAGTAAAATGTACGGAGAAGCTCACAAAAGACTCCACATTTTCAAGCAGCCCTCAAGTCTGCTAATAAAAAGGATGACGTAAAGCTGAGAACTACATGTAAGCGGTGCACTGCTCTTGCAGAGACATGTCAGTTATGCATTTTGAAGCTTTTTGATTAAAGATGTTAACATTTTTGATCACTGAGTAATTTAATAAACCATCTGCACGTACTGCATGGTAACGTGCAGGTGGTGCCAGTCAAAATATGACTGatgcaaagtgtgtgtttgtcagtaatTGTAGCTTACTGATAATTGCATTCATGTTGAAACTGGAGCTACCTCTCAGTGTGGACAAGATGTAGTGTGCTTTTGTGCCTGAGGTCAGCCAGCGGAGCTCTCTAATCCAGCAGCCAGCAGAGATCTTTGATCTTCTCTGCCCATAATCTGTTTTTGCATTCGCtgaaatttttacattttctattttttctattGCATTTGAAAACACAGCGGACAGAGAAAGGTTTCTTTATTAGTGAGGAAGTGCAGGTGGTTAActttttgtatctgtttttagAATCTTTATTGTTTATCATTGAGTACATATAcgtgttacaatgaaatttgtgCTCTGTATTTAACATCATCCCCTTctggggagcagtgggcagccagaGGAAATCTCAGGGAGCTTGTGCTGAGTATCTCACTCAAGGACATAcctgggatttgaaccaggaGACTTCTGTATCCCTCCGACTAATCCACCAGGCCACTAGAAATAAGTGTCTGTGCGTATGTTTgcctttttgtgctttttgcttTTAAGCTTTTTGCAGTCTTTACCTTTACTGGAAATCTAAATAGTGAGGAAGCTGCTACATGGTATATGCTGAAACATTCGTCCAATAAGGCTCCAGTTTTTTGGTTTCAAGTTTTgtaaaacacaagtaaaattGGGAAATGAAAGTGTAGACAAAAGCCAAAGTCATGTATGACATAAACTCAAAAATACCCAACattatttaatctgttttgtgggttttaatttcaataatgttttataacataaattaacataaattatctgtttacattttcttttttggcacataatttattttataaccaTTCATGCTACAGAGGATTGAGACAAAGCTAAATGAGATACAAAATATTGTCAACATGTATGTCTTGCccttattatatatatatatatatttactttgGACTGGaattgcttttatgttttattaatattaaaggaataaatttgttttttgtacatctgttacatactgtaggtgtTTCATGCACATGTGGAGGTTCATTCGTCCATGTATGTGTGCGTTTTTATTAGATCTTGACCTGCAGTGGCGATGGCTCATGTGCATTGTGGGATGTTGAGAGCGGGCAACTGCTGCAGAGCTTCCATGGTCACACAGCCGATGTGTTGTCCCTGGATCTCGCCCCATCTGAGACTGGAAACACGTTTGTGTCTGGGGTAGGAGATAATGTGTGCAGAAACTTTTCATGTAATTACCAAATGTTTGGCCAGTCCACATAAacttaaaagtttgttttaggGTTTGGAATGGTTTTTAGACTTTTGGTTACAATTAGGTTTAGGTTAAATTAATTCTGATGGTTAAAGTTAAGGTGAAAGGGGCTAGGGATTGTATTATGATTTAGTGCACTCACATCTATATATTGGCATGGCTGTGTCTGTGTTATCAGGGCTGTGATAAGAAGGCGCGTGTGTGGGATATGCGCTCTGGACAGaacattcagtgttttgaaagCCACGAGTCCGACATCAACTGTGTGAAGTGAGTTCTCTGATTAAAACCCGctgtatcttttatttattatatctaATAGCATGTCCAGTGCAGTACAAATGAAAGGTAAGAAACCTAGAAATACATTCAAataataaaggggaaaaatatCTCATTTAATTATTCTTTTGTCCAAacaattaatacattaaattaCAATGAATACAATAATGTGGCTGCCTTTTACCTGCTGATTTACTAATTTTCACATAGGATATTAGTTTGTTAATAGTTTATGGATTATACGTTTACTTGACTGAATCATTTGTGGCGCAGCTTCTAAGTGCCACTATCCATAAACATCCAAGCAAATACCTAGGCTGTTATTTTAATGAGAAACATGCTCAGGTGTTTCACTAATACTAGTTGTTCTTGTCCCAAAAAGATTGCGAGTTGGACTATTTCTATAATTTGCACTGCTTCTGTCCATTATTGCTTTAAAGCTGGGTGATTGTGGGTGAAAAGTCGTAGTTAGATTTTTCAGTGCTCTCTTCAAAGTAACAAATTTGTTGTCCTCTAACAGtcaaaagatcaatggctttcggcctGTCCCTTCAAGGGTTTCCACGGCAAAACATTTCCAGCTTGTGGATTTGGCATGCGTTTTTACAcaagatgcccttcctgcaacaaccctcccatttttatccgagTGGCTCGGCAAATctatggccttctgcatcccaacccaatgctctaccactgagccaccaggccaccTTTGCTGTCCTCTAACATTACTAAACATTATACATTACTTTTATTGCCTGACTCCTACAATTCTTTTGTAACTTTACCCACACCACCTTGCTTTTTGTATAATGTCTTTATAACAAGAAGaattttgctgcctttaaatgtatttgtcttaGTAGATTAAGTTTTTcattgtataaataaagtttttcaaTCAGTGCAACTGGATTAATCCCCAAAgttgaaagtaaaaacaacataatcttacccaagttgttgttttttttgttgttgttttttttagtcatttggGTGCTGCAAAATATCTGATGCACCTTCGGTTATGTCTGTTGTAGGTACTACCCCAGTGGAGATGCTTTTGCTTCAGCTTCTGATGATGCCACAGTGAGTCACATCATATACCCTAATAATCTTTTTGTCACAGCATGTTGTGCAAGACTGATAAAGTAACATTAATCAGATAAGAAGTAAATGCAACACTGTTAACAGAATATCAAATGGCCTGTTACCACACCATATTGTATGTCCTGTTTTGTGCTGCTTCTCAGTGCCGTTTCTATGATCTGCGAGCTGACCGGGAAGTAGCCGTCTACCAGAAGGACAGCATTATATTTGGTGCTTCCACTGTGGACTTCTCTCTAAGTGGTAAGGAGTGAGTTTGTAAAGCTGAATAATTGAATAAGTTGAATATTTATGTGTCAGATGTGTTATAACTACAAAATAAtggatatactgtatt
This window encodes:
- the gnb5b gene encoding guanine nucleotide-binding protein subunit beta-5b — its product is MCDQTFMAATFGPCDSCGNPSPLMNIYIKSEAINYCSFCVELMAYQELQRGETLEKLKSESETLKKKLEEERNKLNDVELHQLAEKIEEVGALSIKTRRVLKGHGNKVLCMDWCKDKRRLVSSSQDGKVIVWDGFTLNKEHGMSLPCTWVMACAYAPSGCAVACGGLDNKCSVIPLSLDKNENLAAKKKSVAMHTNYVSGCTFTNSDMQILTCSGDGSCALWDVESGQLLQSFHGHTADVLSLDLAPSETGNTFVSGGCDKKARVWDMRSGQNIQCFESHESDINCVKYYPSGDAFASASDDATCRFYDLRADREVAVYQKDSIIFGASTVDFSLSGRLLFAGYNDYTINVWDVLKGTRISILFGHENRISRVRVSPDGTALCSASWDSTLRIWA